TGCTTGAGGACTTTGCTCTAAATATAATTTTATTTTCGGCTCTAGTGCTGTTATAGTAATAGACTTATCGTCAATTATAATCTCTCCACGTTGATTTAAACCGACAATTAGAGGTTCTAGCAGAGAACTTTGTTCGCGTACACCATTACCTACTGCTGGTAAACTTACATTAGCGATTCTTCTACCTGATAATGTCATTGAAGTGATGATGAAAAACGTGAGAACAGACATCAACACATCCATCATCGGTATTAAATTAACTTCCGGTATCTGCGAGGAATGCCTTTGCTGATTTCTAAACAAAATAAATCACCAGTTACCAGTTACCAATTACTCATTACCCTGAGTACTATTTTGTCCAATCGAACTGAACATCGGTTCATACCAAGTTTGGCGATAGATGAGTTCTAATTCACTACCCACATCTGAAAAGTAATCAATTTGTTGAGATTGTAACGTCACGAAAACTCGGAAAAAAATTAACGCAATAATTGCCACAATCATTCCCGTAGCAGTAGTAATTAAGGCTTCACCAATACCCGCAGCTGCGCGTGTAGCTTCCGCAGTTGTTCCACCGCCACCAATATTTAAATTATTAAACGTACCAATTAAACCTGTAACTGTGCCTAATAATCCTAATAAAGGCGCAAGCGCTACGACAGTTTCTAATAATTTATCACCTTTACGCATTTGCGTAAATTCTTTATCTCCCGCCGCTTCCATTGCCAAACGAAAAGTTTCAGGAGTAGGCTGCGTTAACTTTAAAGGCGCAAATAAAAAACGACCAATTGGTAAAAATTGAGCTTTTTGAGCTATATTCGCAGCTTTCATCAAATCAAAACGTGCTGCTGCTAACACATCATGAACAATTCGATCTTCTTTACTGAGTAATTGAAACCAAAACCAAGCACGTTCCAAAGCACAAGCAAACGTTAAAATAGAAAGCCCTAACAAGGGCAACATCACCGGACCACCTGCAATTAAGGTGTCATATACTCTAGCCATGTTTATTTTCTCTGGCTCTTGAAATCGCTGTGTATGTAGATACCTGTTCTACTTAAATACACTGTTAAAGTTAAGAGAGGATTATCAAATCAACAAAACAAGTCATGCTTGATTCGAGTCTTGTCGTATTCATCGGTACTGCCATTACAATGGCAGTACCTTTGATTGTGAAGCCTGATCCAGGAATGCTATATGTAACTGCACGTACTCTAAAACAAGGACAACGCGTTGGTGCAATTTCTGCAATTGGATTAAGTGTAGGAATTCTTGTTCATGTATTAACCGCAGCCGCTGGACTTTCCGCGCTTTTGATGACATCAACAGTAGCGTAAAACATTGTTAAATATGTAGGTGCGGGGTATCTAATTTACTTAGGAATTCAAACACTTTTAGAGCGCGATCGCAATCCCACCGTCACAATTCCACAAACAATAACGCTATCAAACACCTTCTCGCAAGGATTACTCACCAATATTTTCAACCCCGAAGGTGATGCAGCACTACAAACAATCACATTAGAAATGCTATTTGTTATCCTCTCAATTCTTTGGCTTACTGTCGTTGTTCTATTCCTCAATAAAGCTGGTACTTGGCTACAAACGTGGTTGCGCAATTCCGGTATAGCTAAAGTCCAAAAATGGCTAGCAGGCTCAATTCTCATCTTCATTAGACTCCGCCTCGCCATAGCCGAACAAGAATAACCTTATCTGGAATTTGAAAAATCAAAAGCGCACAAAATCAAAGTTCCCGCACCGATTAGGCTTTTTGGCACAGCCGTAAGGTATCCATTCCGACGGTTGGTACGCAAGGACATTTTCACTAAATAAAAACTGCCTATCTTTTGTTGTAACTTCAGTATAGTGCGATCTGTCCGTTTCGCATAGTGCAGCTTTTAAACTGACACAACGAAAAGAAGATCAATTTGTATTCAATTAGCAATATGTGTTATCTTAGTTAAACTAGATTCTGCTGCGGGCATAGTTTAGTGGTAAAACCATAGCCTTCCAAGCTATTGATGCGAGTTCGATTCTCGCTGCCCGCTTAAAATTTAAACTACCGACAAACCCACTTCCATAATGGATGAGTCGCACCTTGTTGACGAATGCGATGCACTTGTTGTTCTAAACGGCGCTTTTCCTGCGAAGGTATTCCCCAGAGGATATTGCGACTTTGCCATATTAAGACACCTAAAGTCATCCCAATACAGATTGCTAAACCCAAAGTTGATATTGGGTTGTAGTACAAGCCATAGCGCACTGCTACCCAGGTGAAATACTGTCGCCACAAAGCAATTTCTTCGCGTAACCCCCACAAGCTCAACAAACCAATCGTTAGCCACAATATACCTACAAACAACCATCTACCGTAGACAGTTAGCTGATATAGCTTCTCAACCTGCTGTTTTAAAGTTGTGTCGTGATAAATTTCAGATTGATTGTAATAGCGTGGCTGATCGGGTTGAGCCATAGTGAGGGTAGGATTTCTAAGGATCTTCCGGTGAGGAATTAATCACAGATGCACCTTGTGTTGCCAAACGTTGACCACTACGTTCGCGCCACCAAGCAAGGAGGGTACTCGCGATGAAGATGCTGGAGTAAGCACCACAAATGAAACCGATAATCAATGCTAAGGCAAAGTTTTTTAAAGTTTCTCCACCAAATAGAAAAATAGAAAACAACGCG
This portion of the Chroogloeocystis siderophila 5.2 s.c.1 genome encodes:
- a CDS encoding ExbD/TolR family protein, translating into MFRNQQRHSSQIPEVNLIPMMDVLMSVLTFFIITSMTLSGRRIANVSLPAVGNGVREQSSLLEPLIVGLNQRGEIIIDDKSITITALEPKIKLYLEQSPQALVILKADKKLQYKQVVQVLRKMRDVGGDRVSLAIERN
- a CDS encoding MotA/TolQ/ExbB proton channel family protein produces the protein MARVYDTLIAGGPVMLPLLGLSILTFACALERAWFWFQLLSKEDRIVHDVLAAARFDLMKAANIAQKAQFLPIGRFLFAPLKLTQPTPETFRLAMEAAGDKEFTQMRKGDKLLETVVALAPLLGLLGTVTGLIGTFNNLNIGGGGTTAEATRAAAGIGEALITTATGMIVAIIALIFFRVFVTLQSQQIDYFSDVGSELELIYRQTWYEPMFSSIGQNSTQGNE